CCGGCCGCTCCCGGTGGAACGCCAGGTGGCGATCGTCTACGCGGGGACCCAGGGATTGTTGGACGATCTGGCGGCCACCGATGTCCGCGACTTCGAAGAGGGCCTCTACGCGTTCCTCGACAAGGAATTCGCCGACCTGGTGCACGAGCTGAGCGCGAAGAAGGAGCTGACCGACGCCGTTGAATCGAAGCTCCGGAAGGCGATCGTGGACTTCAAGGAACGCTTCGCGAAGTCGAAAGGAGCGGCGAAGAAGTAGGTGGCGACACTTCGCGACATCCGCCGCCGGATCAAGAGCGTCCGGAGCACGGCCCAGATCACGAAGACGATGGAGATGGTCTCCGCGGCGAAGCTGCGCCGCGCGCAGACCGCGGTGGAGTCGGCGCGGCCGTACGCCACCGACCTCCGCGCGGTGCTCGGAAACCTGGCCCAGGCCTCCGGCGACGCCTTCCACCCGGCGTTCGCGAAGAGGGAGGTCCGGAGCCGCGGAATCATCCTCGTGACGTCGGACCGCGGATTGTGCGGCGCGTTCAACACCAATTTGATTCGGACCGCCGAGCAGCGGATGCGCGAATCGGCCCGGCCGACAAAGCTCGTTCTGCTGGGGAAGAAGGGGTACGACTACTTCCGGCGGCGCTCCGCGCCCACGCTCTCCTTCAAGACGGACCTGGGCGGGCGCGCCGATTGGAAATTCGCCGAGGAGACGAGCCGGGCGGTGATGGCGTGGTTCGAGTCGGGTGAGATCGATGAGGTTGACCTCATCTACACCCGGTTCCGGAGCGCGCTCAGCCGGACGATCGTGACCGAGCCGTATCTCCCGTTCGGACGGGGGGCCGCGGCCGAGCTGGGCGCCGCGAAGCGGGACTACCTCTACGAGCCCAGTCCCGAGGAGATCCTCGCGCGGATCGTGCCGTACTTTCTCGCCATGCGTCTCTACATGGCGCTCGCCGAATCGGCCGCGTCGGAGTTCGGGGCGCGCATGATCGCCATGGGCTCCGCCACGAAGAACGCGAACGAGATGATCCAGACACTCACGCTCCACATGAACCGGACCCGCCAAGCCACGATCACTCGGGAGCTCGTCGACATCGTGGGAGGCGCCGAGGCACTCAAGTAAGGAAGGCACATGTCGAACGGGAATAAGTCGAACGGGAAAGGCGGCGCGGCAGGCCGCATCATTCAGATCATCGGCCCCACGGTGGACGTGCGCTTCGAGCCGGAGCTCCTTCCGCCGATCAACAACGCGTTGAAGATCGAGAATCCGGACAAGGGCATTCGCCTCACGGTCGAGGTGGCCCTCCATATCGGAGACGAGATCGTGCGATGCGTGGCCATGTCCTCGACGGACGGCCTCGTGCGCGGGATGGCGGCGGTCGACACCGGCGGCCCGATCAGCGTTCCGGTCGGACGTCAGACGCTGGGCCGCGTGTTCAACCTGCTGGGCGAGCCGATCGACGAGGGCGCGCCCGTCCCGGAGCCCGGGAAGCGGCTTCCGATCCACCGCGCTCCACCCGCGTTCGACGAGCAGGAAACCGTGACGCGAATCTTCGAGACCGGCATCAAGGTCGTCGATCTCCTGGCCCCGTACGCGAAGGGCGGAAAGATCGGCCTCTTCGGAGGCGCGGGCCTCGGAAAGACGGTCATCCTTCAAGAGTTGATCCGGAACATCGCGACCGAGCACGGCGGCTTCTCGGTCTTCTCGGGAGTCGGCGAGCGGACGCGTGAAGGAAACGACCTCTGGCTCGAAATGAAGGAGTCCGGGGTCATCGACAAGACGGTGATGGTATTCGGCCAGATGAACGAGCCGCCCGGGGCGCGCCTTCGCGTCGCGCTCACCGGGGTGACGATGGCCGAGTATTTCAGGGATCAGGAGAACCAGGACGTTCTCTTCTTCGTCGACAACATCTTCCGGTTCACGCAGGCGGGGTCGGAGGTGTCGGCGCTCCTCGGACGCATGCCGAGCGCGGTCGGCTACCAGCCGACCTTGGCGACGGAGATGGGCGCGCTCCAAGAGCGCATCACCTCGACCAAGCGCGGCTCGATCACGTCCGTGCAGGCCATCTACGTGCCCGCCGACGATTTGACCGACCCGGCGCCGGCGACGACGTTCACGCATCTGGACGCGACCACCGTGCTCTCGCGGCGCATCTCGGAGCTCGGGATCTACCCGGCCGTGGACCCTCTCGATTCGACCTCGCGGATTCTCGACCCGCACGTCGTGGGCGAGGAGCACTACAACCTGGCCCGCGCGGTGCAGAAGATCCTCCAGCGCTACAAGGATCTCCAGGACATCATCGCCATTCTCGGGATCGACGAGCTCTCGGAGGACGACAAGGTCATCGTGGCGCGCGCGAGGAAGATCCAGAGGTTCCTCTCGCAGCCGTTCTTCGTCGCGGAGCCGTTCACGGGGCAGCCGGGCCGCTACGTGAAGCTCGAGGACACGATCCGCTCCTTCCGCCAGGTCGTGGACGGGAAGTGCGACCACATTCCCGAGCAGGCGTTCTACATGGTGGGGACGATCGACGAGGTGCTTCAGAAGGCCGAGCAGATGGGCGCGGCGGTGGGAGCCTAGCCCCACCGGGCGGATTCGAGCATGGCCGACACCCCGTTCACATTTCGGCTCGTGACGCCTCAGCGGCTGCTCCTCGAAGCGCCGATCGTGTCGCTCGAGGCGCCCGGCTCCGAGGGCTACCTCGGGATCCTTGCCCACCACGCCCCGCTGATCACGCCGCTCCGCCCGGGCCGGCTCGACGTGCGGGATACGGAGGGAGTGGAGTCGAGCTACGCCGTGAGCGGAGGCTTCCTCGAAGTCTCGGCGAACCGCGCCACGGTGTTGGCG
This DNA window, taken from Candidatus Eisenbacteria bacterium, encodes the following:
- the atpD gene encoding F0F1 ATP synthase subunit beta is translated as MSNGNKSNGKGGAAGRIIQIIGPTVDVRFEPELLPPINNALKIENPDKGIRLTVEVALHIGDEIVRCVAMSSTDGLVRGMAAVDTGGPISVPVGRQTLGRVFNLLGEPIDEGAPVPEPGKRLPIHRAPPAFDEQETVTRIFETGIKVVDLLAPYAKGGKIGLFGGAGLGKTVILQELIRNIATEHGGFSVFSGVGERTREGNDLWLEMKESGVIDKTVMVFGQMNEPPGARLRVALTGVTMAEYFRDQENQDVLFFVDNIFRFTQAGSEVSALLGRMPSAVGYQPTLATEMGALQERITSTKRGSITSVQAIYVPADDLTDPAPATTFTHLDATTVLSRRISELGIYPAVDPLDSTSRILDPHVVGEEHYNLARAVQKILQRYKDLQDIIAILGIDELSEDDKVIVARARKIQRFLSQPFFVAEPFTGQPGRYVKLEDTIRSFRQVVDGKCDHIPEQAFYMVGTIDEVLQKAEQMGAAVGA
- the atpC gene encoding ATP synthase F1 subunit epsilon, translating into MADTPFTFRLVTPQRLLLEAPIVSLEAPGSEGYLGILAHHAPLITPLRPGRLDVRDTEGVESSYAVSGGFLEVSANRATVLADTAERVDEIDRARAEASLKRAEMRLTDASRDAGVPRDTDASREVDRPRAQRSQERAKNRIAIAKG
- the atpG gene encoding ATP synthase F1 subunit gamma, coding for MATLRDIRRRIKSVRSTAQITKTMEMVSAAKLRRAQTAVESARPYATDLRAVLGNLAQASGDAFHPAFAKREVRSRGIILVTSDRGLCGAFNTNLIRTAEQRMRESARPTKLVLLGKKGYDYFRRRSAPTLSFKTDLGGRADWKFAEETSRAVMAWFESGEIDEVDLIYTRFRSALSRTIVTEPYLPFGRGAAAELGAAKRDYLYEPSPEEILARIVPYFLAMRLYMALAESAASEFGARMIAMGSATKNANEMIQTLTLHMNRTRQATITRELVDIVGGAEALK